A region from the Micrococcus cohnii genome encodes:
- a CDS encoding heavy metal translocating P-type ATPase, whose translation MSAACGCEAPTPTPGAPEEHEEHRPWWRDAAILLPALSGLAFLSGLVLEWSGAGLVATVVFWVGLVLGAWTFVPGALRGLFTRGRLGIGLLMTISAIGAVILGYIEEAAALAFLYSIAEALEDKAMDRARAGLRALLKLVPETATIRAGGATVEVEAKDLRPGQVLVVRPGERVATDGIVRTGRSSLDTSAITGESIPVEVGPGDTVSAGSINTAGALEIDATAAGTDNSLTTIVHLVEQAQAEKGDRARLADRIAKPLVPGVLILAVLVAALGSLLGDPELWITRALVVLVAASPCALAIAVPVTVVSAIGAASRFGVVIKSGAAFERLGGIRHLAVDKTGTLTRNQPTVTAVLAAPGITEDQVLGWAAALEQHSTHPLAAAITAATPDTPAAEGVTETAGHGITGRLDGATVTVGSPRWLAPGPLAAQVQGLEDQGMTVVIIHRDGAVAGAIGVRDELRPEVPTVVTTLTGQGIDLTMLTGDNARTARAIADQAGIDDVRAELRPEDKATAVHQLTGTRPTAMIGDGINDSPALAAAEVGIAMGATGSDAAIESADVAFTGHDLRLIPQALAHARRGRAIINQNIILSLLIIAVLLPLAITGVLGLAAVVLVHEVAEVIVIGNGLRAATTRRTALEPLTDRQAQPATTG comes from the coding sequence GTGAGCGCCGCCTGCGGCTGCGAGGCCCCGACCCCCACTCCCGGTGCACCCGAGGAGCACGAGGAGCACCGGCCGTGGTGGCGCGATGCAGCCATCCTGCTCCCGGCGCTCTCCGGGCTGGCGTTCCTCTCCGGGCTGGTCCTGGAATGGTCCGGGGCCGGTCTCGTGGCCACGGTGGTGTTCTGGGTCGGGCTGGTGCTGGGCGCCTGGACCTTCGTGCCCGGGGCGCTGCGCGGATTGTTCACCCGGGGCCGGCTCGGGATCGGACTGCTGATGACGATCAGCGCCATCGGCGCGGTGATCCTGGGCTACATCGAGGAGGCCGCCGCCCTGGCGTTCCTGTACTCCATCGCCGAGGCCCTGGAAGACAAGGCTATGGACCGGGCCCGGGCGGGCCTGCGCGCCCTGCTGAAACTGGTGCCCGAGACCGCGACCATCCGGGCCGGCGGGGCCACGGTGGAGGTCGAGGCCAAGGACCTGCGACCCGGGCAGGTGCTCGTGGTCCGGCCCGGGGAACGGGTCGCCACCGACGGGATCGTGCGTACCGGGCGCAGTTCCCTGGACACCTCGGCGATCACCGGCGAGTCCATCCCGGTCGAGGTCGGCCCGGGAGACACCGTCTCGGCCGGGTCGATCAATACCGCCGGGGCCCTGGAGATTGACGCCACCGCCGCCGGCACCGACAACTCCCTGACCACCATCGTGCACCTGGTCGAACAGGCCCAGGCCGAGAAGGGGGACCGGGCCCGGCTGGCCGACCGGATCGCGAAGCCCCTGGTGCCCGGGGTGCTCATCCTGGCCGTGCTCGTCGCGGCCCTCGGGTCCCTGCTCGGGGACCCGGAACTGTGGATCACCCGCGCCCTGGTGGTGTTGGTGGCCGCCTCGCCCTGCGCGCTGGCCATCGCGGTGCCGGTCACCGTGGTCTCGGCGATCGGCGCGGCCAGCCGGTTCGGGGTGGTCATCAAATCCGGGGCCGCCTTCGAGCGCCTCGGCGGGATCCGCCACCTGGCGGTGGACAAGACCGGGACCCTGACCCGCAACCAGCCCACCGTCACCGCCGTGCTCGCCGCCCCCGGCATCACCGAGGACCAAGTGCTGGGCTGGGCCGCGGCACTGGAACAGCACAGCACCCACCCGTTGGCCGCGGCCATCACCGCTGCCACCCCGGACACGCCCGCGGCCGAGGGCGTCACCGAGACCGCCGGGCACGGGATCACCGGCCGCCTGGACGGGGCTACCGTCACCGTCGGCAGCCCCCGCTGGCTGGCCCCCGGCCCCCTGGCGGCCCAGGTCCAGGGGCTGGAGGACCAGGGCATGACCGTGGTCATCATCCACCGCGACGGGGCGGTCGCCGGGGCCATCGGGGTCCGTGACGAACTGCGCCCTGAGGTCCCCACCGTCGTGACCACCCTGACCGGCCAGGGCATCGACCTGACCATGCTCACCGGGGACAACGCCCGCACCGCCCGGGCGATCGCCGACCAGGCCGGCATCGACGACGTGCGCGCCGAGTTGCGCCCCGAGGACAAGGCCACCGCCGTCCACCAGTTGACCGGCACCCGGCCCACCGCGATGATCGGTGACGGCATCAACGACTCTCCCGCCCTGGCCGCCGCCGAGGTCGGCATCGCCATGGGCGCCACCGGCTCGGACGCAGCCATCGAATCCGCCGATGTCGCCTTCACCGGCCACGACCTGCGCCTGATCCCCCAAGCTCTGGCCCACGCCCGCCGCGGCCGGGCCATCATCAATCAGAACATCATTCTCTCGCTGCTGATCATCGCCGTGCTGCTGCCGCTGGCCATCACCGGCGTCCTCGGCCTGGCCGCCGTGGTCCTGGTCCACGAGGTCGCCGAGGTCATCGTCATCGGCAACGGCCTGCGCGCCGCCACCACCCGACGCACCGCCCTGGAACCCCTCACCGACCGGCAAGCCCAACCCGCCACCACGGGATGA
- a CDS encoding alpha/beta fold hydrolase, translating into MTSNATDQPHVILVPGYWLGAWAWDDVVPALKEQGLDVEAITPSGLDEQDPNRKNTTLQDQVDALQALVEQAGGDVVLVGHSGANAAVSTVTDRTPQLLRRVIWVDSGPMPDGGAFAPELPQDIEELPLPDFDTLGQQASLEGLSDGQLKTFRARAVPEPAGVARATVSLTNDRRHSVPTTLICCSLPSNQVLELAQARHPMFAAVNDLIDVQIVDLPTGHWPMWSRSEDLANAIAAAALAS; encoded by the coding sequence ATGACATCAAACGCAACGGACCAACCGCACGTGATCCTCGTTCCCGGCTACTGGCTCGGCGCCTGGGCCTGGGATGACGTGGTGCCCGCCCTAAAGGAGCAGGGGCTCGACGTCGAGGCCATCACTCCGTCGGGCCTCGACGAGCAGGATCCCAATCGGAAGAACACCACTCTGCAGGACCAGGTCGATGCCCTCCAGGCCCTTGTCGAACAGGCCGGCGGCGACGTCGTTCTCGTGGGGCATAGCGGCGCCAACGCCGCGGTGAGCACCGTCACGGACAGGACCCCCCAGTTGCTCCGCCGGGTCATCTGGGTCGATTCCGGGCCCATGCCAGACGGAGGAGCCTTCGCGCCGGAGCTCCCGCAGGACATCGAGGAGCTCCCGCTGCCCGACTTTGACACGCTCGGTCAGCAGGCCAGCCTCGAAGGGCTCAGCGACGGTCAGCTCAAGACCTTCCGCGCCCGCGCTGTCCCCGAGCCTGCAGGTGTCGCCCGCGCCACGGTCTCCTTGACCAATGATCGGCGCCACAGTGTGCCGACCACCCTGATCTGCTGCTCCCTGCCGTCCAACCAGGTCCTTGAGCTGGCCCAGGCACGACACCCCATGTTCGCCGCCGTCAACGACCTGATCGACGTCCAGATCGTCGACCTGCCCACTGGTCACTGGCCGATGTGGAGCCGCTCTGAAGATCTGGCCAACGCGATCGCTGCCGCCGCTCTCGCCTCCTGA
- a CDS encoding IS481 family transposase — protein MSHKNAALTPRHRLQVARLVVEDGWPISEVAARFQVSWPTVKRWADRYLAGESMEDRSSLPRVSPHKTPKTVTKRCVSLRMRLREGPVQLAARLGIAPSTVYRILTTARLKRLSYVDRATGEPIRRYEHPHPGSLVRVDVKKFGNFPDGGGWRYVGRLQGERNRAATPGKPKSKWHNPKLGYAFVHTVIDDHSRVAYTEVHDDKTAITAVAVLHRADEWFADRGVTIERVLSDNGGAYRSHLWRDTCEALSITPKRARPYRPQTNGKVERFHRTMTDGWAYTRCYTSEQEKCDALPDWLHQYNEHRPHTACGNQPSSSRLINVSGQYT, from the coding sequence ATGAGCCACAAGAACGCCGCCCTGACACCCCGCCACCGCCTGCAGGTCGCTCGCCTCGTCGTCGAGGATGGCTGGCCGATCAGCGAGGTGGCCGCTCGGTTCCAGGTGTCCTGGCCGACGGTGAAGCGGTGGGCCGACCGCTACCTCGCCGGTGAGTCCATGGAAGACCGGTCTTCGCTCCCGAGGGTGTCGCCGCACAAGACCCCGAAGACGGTGACCAAGCGGTGCGTCAGCCTGCGAATGCGGTTGCGCGAAGGCCCAGTTCAGCTCGCCGCTCGACTCGGCATCGCGCCATCGACGGTGTACCGAATCCTCACGACGGCACGCCTCAAGCGGCTGTCCTACGTCGACCGTGCCACCGGCGAGCCGATCCGCCGGTACGAACACCCCCATCCCGGCTCGCTGGTGCGCGTGGACGTGAAGAAGTTCGGGAATTTCCCCGACGGCGGCGGCTGGCGCTATGTCGGCCGACTCCAAGGCGAACGCAACCGTGCCGCCACGCCCGGGAAGCCGAAGAGCAAGTGGCACAACCCAAAGCTCGGGTACGCGTTCGTGCACACCGTCATCGACGACCACTCCCGCGTCGCGTACACCGAGGTCCACGACGACAAGACCGCCATCACCGCCGTCGCCGTCCTGCACCGGGCGGACGAGTGGTTCGCAGACCGCGGTGTCACCATCGAACGGGTGCTGTCTGACAACGGCGGGGCATACCGGTCACACCTGTGGCGCGACACCTGCGAGGCCCTATCGATCACCCCGAAGCGGGCCCGTCCGTACCGGCCGCAGACCAACGGAAAAGTGGAGCGCTTCCACCGGACCATGACCGACGGGTGGGCGTACACCCGCTGCTACACCAGCGAGCAAGAAAAATGTGACGCCCTGCCGGACTGGCTGCACCAGTACAACGAACACCGTCCGCATACCGCCTGCGGCAACCAGCCGTCCTCCTCACGATTGATCAACGTGTCCGGTCAGTACACCTAG
- the cmtR gene encoding Cd(II)/Pb(II)-sensing metalloregulatory transcriptional regulator CmtR, whose protein sequence is MLTIATRLDVMNRLGRAMADPTRSRILLSLLEGPGYPAELAQALRLSRSNVSNHLACLRDCGIVAVEHQGRRTRYAIVDAHLARALSSLLEVTLAVDASAPCLDPGCPVPGCCDTAEVAS, encoded by the coding sequence ATGCTGACGATTGCGACACGGTTGGACGTGATGAACCGGCTGGGCCGGGCGATGGCCGACCCCACCCGATCCCGGATCCTGCTGTCCCTGCTGGAGGGCCCCGGGTATCCGGCCGAGCTGGCCCAGGCCCTGAGGCTGAGCCGGTCGAACGTGTCGAACCACCTGGCCTGCCTGCGGGACTGCGGGATCGTGGCCGTTGAGCACCAGGGCCGCCGCACCCGGTACGCGATCGTCGATGCGCACCTGGCCCGGGCGCTGAGCAGTCTGCTCGAGGTGACCCTCGCGGTGGATGCCTCCGCGCCCTGCCTGGACCCGGGCTGCCCGGTACCCGGGTGCTGCGACACGGCGGAGGTGGCCTCGTGA
- a CDS encoding signal peptidase II has protein sequence MLLTIAIGAGVVVLDQVTKWWAENSLSTGERVPLLGELLGLQLAYNPGAAFSFGANSTWIFTIISAVAVAAAIWFTLRVRTVSWAIVIGCLGGAVTSHLGDRLLRPPSFGQGHVVDFLAYGNWFIGNIADIFIVGGALAAVLLTATVPDRGTVDAAR, from the coding sequence GTGCTCTTGACCATTGCGATCGGGGCCGGCGTAGTGGTCCTGGACCAGGTGACCAAGTGGTGGGCGGAGAACAGCCTGTCCACGGGCGAGCGAGTCCCGCTCCTGGGTGAGCTGCTCGGGCTCCAGCTGGCCTACAACCCCGGGGCGGCCTTCTCGTTCGGGGCCAACTCGACCTGGATCTTCACCATCATCTCGGCGGTGGCGGTCGCCGCGGCGATCTGGTTCACCCTCCGGGTCCGTACCGTGTCCTGGGCGATCGTGATCGGGTGTCTCGGCGGCGCGGTGACTTCCCACCTGGGTGACCGGCTCCTGCGCCCACCGTCATTCGGGCAAGGCCACGTGGTGGACTTCCTCGCCTACGGGAACTGGTTCATCGGCAACATCGCGGACATCTTCATTGTCGGCGGGGCGCTGGCCGCGGTCCTCCTGACCGCCACGGTGCCCGACCGGGGCACCGTCGACGCCGCGCGATAA
- a CDS encoding helix-turn-helix transcriptional regulator — protein MALLAAVKAAPDAPYSDLAAAAVRKIVDVLDPHTREQVSELAQRVWVDSPPSTSRSVRSTCEQAMTDQRVLRIHFVSAAGEHTRRDVEPILFAGTRGSWYLIGWCRLRGGVRWFSLDRIRKATLTRHPCSGHTVDEIGTPPDTAASVTLD, from the coding sequence TTGGCACTGCTGGCAGCGGTCAAGGCCGCACCCGATGCGCCGTACTCGGATCTCGCGGCAGCCGCCGTCCGCAAGATCGTGGATGTCCTCGACCCGCACACTCGCGAGCAGGTGAGCGAGCTCGCGCAGCGCGTCTGGGTCGACTCGCCCCCCAGCACCTCTCGGTCCGTCCGCTCGACCTGCGAACAGGCCATGACAGATCAACGAGTGCTGCGCATCCACTTCGTCTCCGCCGCTGGCGAGCACACCCGTCGTGACGTCGAGCCCATTCTGTTCGCCGGCACCCGTGGTAGCTGGTACCTCATCGGGTGGTGTCGACTGCGCGGCGGTGTGCGGTGGTTCTCTCTCGACCGCATTCGCAAGGCTACGCTCACGCGCCATCCATGCTCGGGCCACACCGTCGACGAGATCGGCACACCACCGGACACCGCCGCCAGCGTCACCTTGGACTGA